In the Nitrosarchaeum sp. genome, one interval contains:
- a CDS encoding type II toxin-antitoxin system RatA family toxin, which translates to MTEIQVSVEIDAQIDNVWDVVSDIDNEPKFWKGTKEIRNISKNDNLVNREITIAFRDQKCMQEVKLYPKEKIEALFTKGVIVGSKIITLTAKDKKTVLNVKWDIKLSGMMGMFTGMIKKHIQSGTEQALQKIKEEIER; encoded by the coding sequence ATGACAGAGATTCAGGTTTCAGTAGAAATTGATGCTCAAATTGACAATGTTTGGGATGTAGTATCAGATATAGATAATGAGCCGAAATTTTGGAAAGGAACTAAAGAAATTAGAAACATATCAAAAAACGACAACCTAGTAAACAGAGAGATAACTATAGCATTCAGAGATCAAAAATGTATGCAGGAAGTAAAATTATACCCAAAAGAAAAGATCGAGGCACTCTTTACAAAAGGAGTCATAGTAGGAAGTAAAATAATCACATTAACTGCCAAAGATAAAAAAACAGTTCTGAATGTGAAATGGGATATCAAACTTTCTGGAATGATGGGAATGTTCACAGGAATGATAAAAAAACACATTCAAAGCGGAACCGAGCAAGCATTACAGAAGATCAAAGAAGAGATAGAGCGATAA
- a CDS encoding tRNA-binding protein produces MSHVSYDDFAKLDIRVAKIVSTEPIPGKTRIIKGIIDLGNETRNVIIGGAQYYKPEDIIGKVVIVIANLEPKTMAGVESNAMLLAADVDDKPFWLTVNEDVPLGSPIK; encoded by the coding sequence ATGTCTCATGTGTCTTATGATGATTTTGCAAAATTAGACATTCGTGTAGCAAAAATTGTTTCAACCGAACCCATTCCCGGTAAAACTAGAATTATCAAAGGAATCATTGATCTTGGAAATGAAACAAGAAATGTAATAATTGGAGGAGCACAATATTACAAACCTGAAGATATTATTGGCAAAGTAGTAATTGTTATTGCAAACTTGGAGCCCAAGACTATGGCTGGAGTTGAGTCAAATGCAATGCTTTTAGCTGCAGACGTCGATGATAAACCGTTTTGGTTAACAGTTAATGAGGACGTACCATTAGGAAGTCCAATAAAATAA
- a CDS encoding TATA-box-binding protein: MPQTKPIVSVENVVASASVDQKMDLNEITRTFPDVEYHPDQFPGLVFRLKSPKTATLIFTSGKMVCTGSKSEEMARKAVKTVVQKLRKGGIKVKKDATVEIQNIVASINLGGKIHLEQAARTLPRSMYEPEQFPGLIHRMLDPKTVILLFSSGKLVCTGAKKEPDVYRSVNNLHALLEEKNLMIYD, from the coding sequence ATGCCACAAACAAAACCAATTGTAAGCGTGGAAAATGTTGTAGCGTCGGCTTCAGTTGATCAGAAAATGGACTTGAATGAAATTACACGCACATTCCCAGATGTCGAATATCATCCAGATCAATTCCCCGGGTTAGTCTTTAGATTAAAGAGTCCGAAAACTGCAACTCTGATTTTCACATCAGGAAAGATGGTATGTACAGGTTCAAAATCAGAAGAAATGGCAAGAAAGGCAGTAAAAACAGTGGTTCAGAAACTTCGAAAAGGAGGGATAAAAGTAAAAAAAGATGCAACTGTAGAGATTCAAAATATTGTAGCATCGATTAACCTAGGTGGCAAAATCCATCTAGAACAAGCTGCAAGAACATTGCCAAGAAGTATGTATGAGCCTGAACAATTTCCAGGATTAATTCACAGAATGCTAGATCCAAAAACAGTAATTTTGTTATTTTCTTCTGGAAAACTTGTCTGTACTGGTGCTAAAAAAGAACCTGATGTCTATAGATCAGTTAACAACTTGCATGCATTGCTAGAAGAAAAAAATCTAATGATCTACGATTAA
- a CDS encoding DUF1512 domain-containing protein — MDFTDIDFDQLFGSGGDTNPIMMLIWIIPIFIFVLYGQRIQLAVTSGEIKKGIKKLEDYKTKSRTELINYIKKNMNPADDPTKKIDRFLDYFTIMPVDMDPNGIVGKVRHIVRAREDYTREHVKSLSPQTSELELTKIQTLLEIATTLQMIHKVINHMFLTAKKQNNYPLILPLQMILPFILEEAEAMHKAIPAFKMGQPIGDGIGPMVVGKMMLDSKKESIAFQTVLSETQYDQRKLLLLKAEGPGSTVGRPGDAMETILSKHKPDIIIMVDAALKMEGEDSATIAQGFGAAIGGIGTEKFQIEDIATKNNIPIFAIVIKQSVKEAITLMTKDIADTSDNVRSQIYEMIQDNTKPGQTVLLIGVGNTMGVPQ; from the coding sequence TTGGATTTTACAGACATTGATTTCGATCAACTCTTTGGATCAGGTGGAGACACTAATCCAATTATGATGTTGATCTGGATTATTCCAATTTTCATCTTTGTCTTATATGGTCAAAGAATTCAATTGGCAGTAACTTCCGGCGAAATAAAAAAAGGAATAAAAAAACTTGAAGACTACAAAACAAAATCACGAACTGAATTAATTAATTATATTAAAAAAAATATGAATCCTGCTGACGATCCTACTAAAAAGATTGACCGCTTTTTAGATTATTTTACAATAATGCCCGTTGATATGGATCCTAATGGAATAGTTGGTAAAGTACGACATATTGTTAGGGCAAGAGAAGATTATACTCGTGAGCATGTAAAATCTTTATCTCCACAAACAAGTGAGTTGGAATTAACTAAAATTCAAACATTGCTTGAAATTGCCACTACATTACAAATGATTCACAAAGTAATTAATCACATGTTCTTAACTGCGAAAAAACAAAACAATTATCCTTTAATTTTACCCCTTCAGATGATTTTGCCTTTCATACTAGAAGAGGCAGAAGCAATGCACAAAGCTATCCCTGCTTTTAAAATGGGTCAGCCAATAGGTGATGGTATAGGACCTATGGTTGTCGGTAAAATGATGTTGGATTCTAAAAAAGAATCTATTGCTTTTCAAACTGTTTTATCTGAAACTCAATATGATCAACGAAAATTATTGCTATTAAAAGCTGAAGGTCCTGGTTCAACTGTGGGAAGACCTGGTGATGCAATGGAGACTATCCTTTCTAAACATAAGCCTGATATTATAATCATGGTTGATGCTGCGCTGAAAATGGAAGGTGAAGATTCTGCAACAATTGCACAAGGATTTGGTGCAGCAATTGGCGGTATTGGAACTGAAAAGTTTCAAATTGAAGATATTGCAACAAAAAACAACATTCCAATCTTTGCAATTGTAATAAAACAATCAGTCAAAGAAGCAATTACCTTAATGACTAAAGATATTGCTGATACATCTGATAATGTTCGCTCCCAGATATATGAGATGATTCAAGATAACACTAAACCTGGCCAAACTGTTTTGTTAATTGGAGTTGGAAATACTATGGGGGTGCCACAATAA
- a CDS encoding TIGR00266 family protein, which yields MKFQITKDPMSMLEIDMNKGESIRADGGSFVFKIGNFDIKTHTREGFLKNLKVSILGQESFFINDFNAMGDSCKLGLSGPPVGDIIEIPITAEQGFIIQSGTYVASTSTVDLDTKWQGFSKGIFGTELFMLKATGKGSVFVNAYGGIIKKELKSGETMTLDNYHLVALSNNSHYVVTKFGGIKSTLFSGEGLVTEITGPAIVYFQTKNLKELMDLISGEHTKDNSSNTHTMAQAAMLGLRFASGFK from the coding sequence ATGAAATTTCAAATTACAAAAGATCCTATGAGTATGTTGGAAATTGATATGAACAAAGGAGAATCAATTAGAGCCGATGGAGGATCATTTGTTTTTAAAATAGGAAATTTTGACATAAAGACTCACACAAGAGAAGGATTTCTAAAAAATCTAAAAGTATCAATTTTAGGACAAGAATCGTTTTTCATTAACGATTTTAATGCCATGGGAGACAGTTGTAAATTGGGTCTATCGGGACCTCCAGTGGGCGATATCATTGAAATTCCCATCACTGCAGAACAAGGGTTCATCATACAATCCGGTACGTATGTTGCATCAACGAGTACTGTTGATCTGGACACCAAATGGCAAGGATTTTCAAAAGGAATTTTTGGAACCGAATTATTCATGTTAAAAGCTACTGGAAAAGGTTCTGTTTTTGTTAACGCATATGGTGGAATTATTAAAAAAGAATTAAAATCAGGCGAAACAATGACTTTGGATAATTATCATTTAGTTGCACTTAGCAACAATTCTCATTATGTAGTAACTAAATTTGGAGGAATCAAAAGTACTCTGTTTAGTGGAGAAGGATTAGTTACGGAAATTACAGGTCCTGCAATAGTTTACTTTCAAACTAAAAATCTAAAAGAACTGATGGATCTTATTTCGGGAGAACATACGAAGGATAATTCTTCAAACACACATACTATGGCTCAAGCTGCAATGTTAGGGTTGAGATTTGCGTCAGGATTTAAATGA
- the map gene encoding type II methionyl aminopeptidase has product MQTEDYIKAGKIAAEIREMVRKRNWVGKTVYEICEEIENQIKNRGAKCAFPVNTSINEIAAHYTAEPNDPITISESDLLKIDLGAQINGYIADTAVTVCQDPQYIGLIQAAEEALSNAMSMIKVGVKASDIGRTIEKTIKQTGFKPIANLSGHSLGQYTIHAGRSIPNIWSIGGFTLAGDTAYACEPFVTTEDGGGFVRNGKTKNIFALNSRKKTKNDEADKLLDYIWEKFNMLPFALRWITKEWEEKKARELLELLVNKKAVQAYPVLIEINEKRVAQAEHTFIPNDSGVTITTISQ; this is encoded by the coding sequence TTGCAAACTGAAGATTATATCAAAGCTGGAAAAATCGCTGCAGAAATAAGAGAAATGGTAAGAAAGAGAAACTGGGTTGGAAAAACAGTTTATGAAATTTGCGAAGAAATAGAAAATCAAATTAAAAATCGAGGAGCAAAATGTGCATTTCCTGTAAATACAAGTATTAATGAAATTGCTGCTCATTACACGGCAGAACCAAATGATCCAATAACTATTTCAGAATCAGATTTATTAAAAATTGATCTTGGTGCTCAAATTAATGGATACATTGCAGATACTGCAGTGACAGTATGTCAGGATCCGCAGTACATAGGATTGATTCAAGCAGCAGAAGAAGCATTAAGCAATGCAATGTCGATGATAAAAGTTGGAGTCAAGGCAAGCGATATCGGAAGAACTATAGAAAAAACAATTAAACAAACAGGATTCAAACCGATTGCAAATCTTAGTGGCCATTCTTTAGGACAGTATACAATTCATGCAGGCAGATCCATTCCAAACATTTGGTCAATTGGCGGATTTACACTTGCAGGAGATACAGCTTATGCGTGTGAACCATTTGTCACTACAGAAGACGGGGGAGGTTTTGTAAGGAATGGAAAAACAAAAAATATTTTTGCGTTAAACTCTAGGAAGAAAACAAAAAATGATGAAGCAGATAAACTACTTGATTACATATGGGAAAAATTTAACATGTTGCCTTTTGCACTAAGATGGATTACAAAAGAGTGGGAGGAAAAGAAAGCTCGAGAATTATTAGAACTACTTGTAAACAAAAAGGCGGTTCAGGCATACCCAGTTTTAATTGAGATAAATGAGAAAAGAGTAGCTCAAGCGGAACACACCTTTATTCCAAATGATAGCGGGGTTACAATAACTACTATTTCTCAATAG
- a CDS encoding lamin tail domain-containing protein: MKNILVLFSILLLGGLAVTANAQSTNHVVINEIDINPPGDDSKSVLEWIELYNPTSSKIDISGWQIASTTALKKTMTISSGTFIEPGKYLTFSYQSLWFADSNELVELKDKNGVVIDKTPLLSDPKNDLTSWQRIYDGYDSDNSNDWKFAIPTAGSSNGKITTTETKTDVTVTVSTNKESYLFGETATINGKISKQVFITAPYFHADEISVKITGPKYDKTISLYPDLNLNYKTSLNLQQVLGIDQGVYLVSVTYGGATSQTSFTVGDEVIPDIIAKNNTLSIATDKSQYLPGDTLSLTGITTEAIPFEGLKFNIKDPSGKIISSGSLYPTNGKFSTNVYITPVSPAFGTYQITAEYYDKSSLAFFEVVKDIKEAKAISIWTDKDAYALGETVTITGRLNSVWVQFMNLEILQTKNAALATTALGGGSSGFKILDTLKISGDGTFSYSFKIPDSDVRLGDYKISVSQSLGSASKTIHAVANPDDFIVSSNPISISTDKLIYNLGETMTISGYIKNPVTSSTYQTASVAISISHEDGRPLEIVAQMPHTKTRLNNGLVVAYELTATPDPSGRFSVQTKILQNAFADGNYKIKAEYRGLITSTSVGIVDPLKLANGALISLNKQVYGLGETVVLTGILPPTGDNSIKISLTKPDGSIVNSGATVDNQQFSWSWATPISEKPLTIKTDDRSVTTSNYGIYKIRASTASAGTDVFFKVSSDPANDSLTLIPLYVTTEKSLYKAGEKLKVIGNIIKRDQGSEGLVVPDRVTIRVLDNKTPFKQISEASVYPDQGGNFQSSFELPVTVFSEGEYKIKALYSGKQSESIFTIANDFSFGSTDKLSLLLATDKSNYYPGNTVTISGKPNKLIYLEKFDVSVIQKKEGEITCGTFYCGKHVGPVTTIRPSSSGSFSHQITISDTSSSIGSYEITVDAGFETKSIMFNVIEKPVIVEPIKVPSTLIDKVNRISEDKISIITNEKTIDDTQAFPRVLSGSLLSSKVDQSDVNLRITSESGICIIGQEVDCLVQNSTRKPGQIYDVVSVDGVELNVRYSGPDVYLEKFDILPASSDGFLPNANWNVDVVKEDQTSRFYYKINYKLVE; the protein is encoded by the coding sequence ATGAAAAATATTCTAGTTTTATTTTCCATTTTGCTACTTGGTGGTTTAGCAGTTACAGCAAATGCTCAATCTACTAATCATGTTGTAATTAATGAAATTGATATTAATCCACCGGGAGATGATTCTAAATCTGTTTTAGAATGGATTGAACTTTACAATCCGACAAGTTCTAAAATAGATATTAGCGGTTGGCAAATTGCTTCAACTACTGCATTGAAAAAAACAATGACCATTTCATCTGGTACTTTTATTGAACCCGGTAAGTATCTGACATTTTCATATCAAAGTTTGTGGTTTGCTGATTCTAATGAATTGGTAGAACTAAAAGACAAGAATGGAGTTGTTATAGATAAAACTCCATTACTATCTGATCCTAAAAATGATTTAACTTCTTGGCAACGAATCTACGATGGATATGACTCGGATAATTCTAACGACTGGAAGTTTGCAATTCCCACAGCTGGATCATCCAATGGAAAGATAACTACTACTGAAACAAAAACAGACGTCACAGTAACTGTATCTACAAATAAGGAATCGTATCTATTTGGTGAAACTGCAACCATTAATGGAAAAATCTCAAAACAAGTGTTCATCACTGCTCCGTATTTCCATGCTGATGAAATATCTGTAAAGATCACTGGTCCTAAATATGATAAAACAATTTCACTTTACCCTGATCTTAATTTGAATTATAAGACTTCGTTGAATCTTCAACAAGTTCTTGGTATAGACCAAGGAGTTTACTTGGTTTCAGTTACATATGGTGGAGCAACTTCACAAACAAGCTTTACGGTGGGAGATGAAGTTATTCCAGATATTATTGCAAAAAACAACACTCTTAGTATTGCTACCGATAAATCACAATATCTCCCAGGAGATACTCTTTCTTTGACAGGAATTACTACAGAGGCAATTCCATTTGAAGGCTTGAAATTTAACATCAAGGATCCTAGTGGCAAAATAATTTCATCAGGAAGTTTGTATCCTACTAATGGGAAATTTTCAACAAATGTCTATATCACTCCTGTGAGTCCGGCATTTGGTACCTATCAGATCACTGCCGAATATTATGATAAATCATCACTTGCATTTTTTGAAGTAGTAAAAGACATCAAAGAGGCAAAAGCAATTTCGATATGGACCGATAAAGATGCATATGCTTTGGGCGAAACTGTCACAATTACTGGTAGGCTAAACAGTGTGTGGGTTCAATTTATGAATCTGGAAATATTACAAACCAAAAATGCAGCACTTGCTACCACTGCTCTTGGTGGTGGTAGTTCTGGGTTTAAAATATTAGATACTTTAAAAATATCAGGTGATGGAACTTTCTCATATTCTTTTAAAATCCCCGATAGTGATGTTCGATTAGGGGATTACAAAATCTCTGTATCTCAAAGTCTTGGCTCTGCATCAAAGACAATTCACGCTGTAGCAAATCCTGATGACTTTATTGTAAGTAGTAATCCTATCTCAATTTCCACAGACAAACTGATCTATAATTTAGGTGAAACCATGACAATTAGCGGTTATATTAAAAATCCTGTTACCAGTTCTACTTATCAAACCGCCTCAGTAGCAATTTCAATATCTCATGAGGATGGACGTCCTTTGGAAATTGTTGCACAAATGCCGCATACTAAAACTAGATTGAATAATGGATTGGTTGTTGCATACGAATTAACTGCCACTCCAGACCCTTCTGGAAGATTTTCAGTTCAAACAAAAATTTTACAAAATGCATTTGCTGACGGAAATTATAAAATAAAAGCTGAATATCGTGGACTAATAACTTCTACGTCTGTTGGAATAGTTGATCCTTTGAAATTAGCAAATGGTGCATTAATTTCTCTAAATAAACAAGTTTATGGTCTAGGTGAAACTGTTGTTTTGACTGGAATTCTTCCTCCTACAGGCGATAATTCTATAAAAATTTCTCTTACAAAACCTGATGGAAGTATAGTTAATTCTGGTGCTACTGTAGATAACCAACAATTTTCTTGGTCTTGGGCTACTCCAATCTCTGAAAAACCTCTTACCATAAAAACAGATGATCGTTCTGTTACTACCTCTAATTATGGAATTTATAAAATTAGAGCATCTACAGCATCTGCTGGCACTGATGTTTTTTTCAAAGTTTCTTCTGATCCTGCCAACGACTCTTTAACTTTGATTCCTCTGTATGTTACAACTGAAAAATCTCTTTACAAAGCAGGAGAGAAATTAAAAGTAATTGGAAATATAATTAAACGAGACCAAGGTTCTGAAGGATTAGTAGTTCCAGACAGAGTAACAATACGTGTACTTGATAACAAGACTCCTTTCAAACAAATCAGTGAGGCATCTGTTTATCCTGATCAGGGAGGAAACTTCCAAAGCTCATTTGAATTACCTGTAACTGTTTTCAGTGAAGGTGAGTATAAAATTAAAGCATTGTATTCTGGAAAGCAATCTGAATCTATTTTTACAATTGCAAATGACTTTTCTTTCGGCTCAACTGACAAATTATCGCTTTTACTAGCTACTGACAAGTCTAATTATTATCCTGGAAATACTGTAACTATCTCTGGTAAACCAAACAAGCTAATTTATCTTGAAAAATTTGATGTTAGCGTGATTCAGAAAAAAGAGGGTGAAATAACATGTGGTACATTTTATTGTGGTAAACATGTGGGTCCAGTAACTACAATTCGACCAAGTTCATCTGGATCATTTTCACATCAAATTACAATTTCTGACACTTCATCAAGTATCGGTTCATATGAAATTACAGTGGATGCTGGCTTTGAGACAAAATCTATAATGTTTAATGTGATAGAGAAACCAGTGATTGTTGAACCTATAAAAGTTCCATCAACTTTAATTGATAAGGTAAACCGAATCTCAGAGGATAAAATATCTATAATTACAAATGAAAAAACCATTGATGATACACAGGCATTTCCACGTGTGTTGTCTGGCTCATTACTTTCTTCAAAAGTTGATCAATCTGATGTGAATCTGAGAATTACTTCTGAATCTGGAATTTGCATTATAGGTCAAGAAGTAGACTGTCTTGTACAGAATTCTACTAGAAAACCTGGACAAATCTATGATGTAGTGTCTGTAGATGGAGTTGAATTAAACGTCAGATACAGTGGTCCAGACGTATATCTTGAAAAATTTGATATTCTTCCTGCATCTTCAGATGGATTTTTGCCAAATGCAAACTGGAATGTAGATGTAGTCAAAGAAGATCAGACATCGAGATTTTACTACAAGATTAACTACAAACTGGTAGAGTAA
- a CDS encoding DUF367 family protein, with protein sequence MNLQVLMFYQDDPKKCTAAKMVKFGIAKSIKKIGNKGLVLDPFSEKTLLPKDKYLINSIVGIDCSWTLAAQAFSKKFSGITRKLPPLLAGNPVNYTKLNKLTTAEALAASLFILGFKDDALAILDKFKWGHTFYDLNQNLLNEYSKLESEDQIDIILKEYGLSE encoded by the coding sequence ATGAATCTCCAAGTTTTGATGTTTTATCAGGATGATCCAAAAAAATGCACAGCTGCAAAAATGGTCAAATTTGGAATTGCAAAAAGCATCAAAAAAATTGGAAATAAAGGACTGGTTTTGGATCCTTTTTCTGAAAAAACTCTTTTACCTAAAGACAAATATTTGATAAATTCAATAGTTGGAATTGATTGTTCTTGGACTCTAGCTGCCCAAGCATTTTCAAAAAAATTTAGTGGAATTACAAGAAAACTTCCACCGTTACTAGCTGGTAATCCCGTTAATTACACAAAGCTCAACAAGCTTACTACTGCAGAGGCGTTAGCTGCATCATTGTTTATTTTGGGTTTTAAAGATGATGCCCTTGCAATACTTGATAAATTCAAGTGGGGACACACATTTTATGATTTAAATCAAAATCTCCTAAACGAATATTCTAAATTGGAATCTGAAGATCAAATTGATATTATTTTAAAAGAATACGGATTATCTGAATAA
- a CDS encoding ABC transporter substrate-binding protein: MKLLLVFILALVIVYGINNESFAEKSTYFDSVKFIQYLDENTALEEVRNGNLDIYYDRISSDRLENPKSREGLEVFDSTGRSYSILVNPAESNEFNPFSLKDVRFALNYLIDRKLIVNELMGGYGAPMISNYSPSDPEYLTIIKQLETFNFRYNPALAEEMISNALKEKGAIKSNGRWEINQKPIEITVFIRSDDQVRKSIGEILASELEKIGFTVKKDYGDLNKAYVVVYGSNPAELKWSLYTEGWSRSAFVRYDSVGLSQMYSPWFSNMPGSNDPSYWNYKNDHLDKITQKIYTGDFESEEERIRLIQDAIAEGVDQSVRIFIASKIDQFVANEKMEGIVNDLGAGVPSRFTPINSRNGESELVIGVKQIYQGSWNPVMGLSDTYSRQIWGIISDPITFKHPFTGKTFPVRADWNVETAGPNGKLILPADAIMWDPITHQWKKVDHGTQATSKVRYDLKFSNWHNGQKMDMNDILYSLYFLMEWGVQTDENDKTYDVEFTSIASQSVKTIIGIEVIDDDAIEVYVDYWHFDNDEIAEWASLWSSTPWEVSAAMEQAVLDGKVSFSRSGAINKNVNWISLIIPNDALMIQSYLNEFSEKKYIPNSLEIFEKDIKYFDERYAASSEWIKSHNHAVISNGPFYLSAYSPESRTIIVNAFDDQNYPFKLEHWSEFEKTEFPKITNINLPNIIQKGVQLEIDIDTKNADSVLYFLTDSNNNSISELINIDNNSTKIIIDDEKIKELGVGAKDLKIFAISNSVLKPDYYSSSFLIVENNGELPELNQNNIEYNQNNSFEFTWIFVPIVIIGIVTIIYIKKRKK, from the coding sequence ATGAAATTATTGCTAGTATTCATACTAGCTCTTGTAATTGTGTATGGAATCAATAATGAATCATTTGCAGAAAAAAGCACGTATTTTGATTCTGTAAAATTTATCCAGTATTTGGACGAAAATACTGCACTTGAAGAAGTTAGAAATGGAAATTTGGATATATACTATGACAGAATTTCGTCAGACAGACTAGAAAATCCCAAATCACGTGAAGGATTAGAGGTTTTTGATTCAACAGGTAGATCCTACAGCATATTGGTAAATCCTGCAGAATCAAATGAATTCAATCCATTTTCGCTTAAAGATGTCAGATTTGCATTAAACTACCTAATAGATAGAAAATTGATTGTAAACGAATTGATGGGAGGGTATGGTGCACCAATGATCTCAAACTATAGTCCATCTGACCCAGAATACCTTACAATAATCAAACAATTAGAGACATTCAATTTCAGATACAATCCAGCACTAGCTGAAGAAATGATTTCAAATGCACTAAAAGAAAAAGGTGCAATAAAATCAAACGGACGATGGGAGATTAATCAAAAACCAATAGAGATCACAGTTTTCATAAGAAGTGATGATCAAGTAAGAAAATCCATCGGGGAAATATTAGCTTCAGAATTAGAAAAAATAGGATTTACAGTAAAAAAAGACTATGGGGATTTGAATAAAGCATATGTTGTTGTATATGGTTCCAATCCAGCAGAACTGAAATGGAGTCTATACACGGAAGGGTGGTCAAGATCAGCATTTGTAAGGTATGATTCAGTAGGATTATCGCAGATGTATTCTCCATGGTTCTCAAACATGCCAGGTTCAAACGATCCATCATATTGGAACTACAAAAATGATCATCTAGATAAAATAACTCAGAAAATATACACAGGGGATTTTGAATCTGAAGAAGAAAGAATAAGATTAATTCAAGATGCAATTGCAGAAGGAGTAGACCAATCAGTTAGAATTTTCATAGCAAGTAAAATTGATCAGTTTGTAGCTAATGAAAAAATGGAAGGAATTGTAAATGATTTAGGAGCAGGCGTTCCAAGCAGATTTACACCGATTAATTCAAGAAATGGAGAAAGCGAATTAGTTATAGGAGTTAAACAGATCTATCAAGGATCATGGAATCCAGTAATGGGATTAAGTGATACATATAGTAGACAGATTTGGGGGATAATTTCAGACCCAATTACGTTCAAGCACCCATTTACTGGAAAAACATTTCCAGTCAGAGCAGATTGGAATGTAGAGACTGCAGGACCCAATGGAAAATTAATTTTACCTGCTGATGCGATTATGTGGGATCCTATCACACATCAATGGAAGAAAGTAGATCATGGAACTCAAGCAACAAGCAAAGTCAGATATGATTTGAAATTTAGTAATTGGCATAACGGTCAAAAAATGGATATGAATGATATTTTGTATTCATTGTATTTCTTAATGGAGTGGGGAGTTCAAACAGATGAAAACGATAAGACCTATGATGTAGAATTCACATCTATTGCATCACAATCCGTAAAAACAATTATTGGAATAGAAGTGATTGATGACGATGCTATTGAGGTGTATGTAGATTACTGGCATTTTGATAATGACGAAATTGCAGAATGGGCCTCATTATGGAGTTCAACACCATGGGAGGTTTCAGCCGCCATGGAACAAGCAGTGTTAGATGGAAAAGTATCATTTTCAAGATCTGGAGCAATTAATAAAAATGTAAATTGGATTTCGTTGATAATTCCAAACGATGCTCTAATGATACAAAGTTATTTGAATGAATTTAGTGAAAAGAAATACATTCCAAATTCATTAGAGATATTTGAAAAAGACATCAAATATTTTGATGAGAGATACGCGGCATCATCAGAGTGGATCAAATCACACAATCATGCAGTGATTAGTAATGGACCATTTTATCTTAGTGCATATTCACCTGAATCAAGAACAATAATTGTAAATGCTTTTGATGATCAAAATTATCCTTTCAAGCTTGAACATTGGTCAGAATTTGAAAAAACAGAATTTCCAAAAATAACAAACATAAATTTACCAAACATAATTCAAAAAGGAGTTCAATTAGAAATTGACATAGATACCAAAAATGCAGACTCTGTTCTTTATTTTTTGACAGATAGCAACAACAATTCAATATCAGAATTAATTAACATAGATAACAATTCCACTAAAATTATAATCGATGATGAAAAAATTAAAGAATTAGGCGTAGGGGCTAAAGATCTAAAAATATTTGCGATTTCAAATTCAGTTTTAAAGCCAGATTACTATTCATCTAGTTTCTTAATAGTAGAAAACAACGGAGAATTACCAGAACTTAATCAAAACAACATAGAATACAATCAAAATAATTCATTTGAATTTACATGGATTTTTGTTCCCATAGTAATAATCGGCATCGTAACTATAATTTACATTAAGAAAAGAAAGAAATGA